DNA from Vicia villosa cultivar HV-30 ecotype Madison, WI unplaced genomic scaffold, Vvil1.0 ctg.000197F_1_1, whole genome shotgun sequence:
aacagtacaagaatgtaaatggcaagaagtaaatgaaatgcaataatactgaaaagatatctgaaaacgaaaagggaatacacatgtattaaaatggtggtgtcatacgtacatttctcagcgaactctttctctttaacacttgatacttgagtaatatgtgagtgatttgtacaaaatgaacacacagaatcctaacattaagactcctatttatactaatttcgaccttaacggtcctacgctaatctaatgccacgtttctcataagaactccagggatgccatctgttgttagacagttacgaaaccgtcttcgaatttcaaatcttcccgcctaagtccttcttcgacgcgtggcagtgtatttaacattaaaacactacgaaaacacgctaattaGTAATACTTTAACATATTTCATGAAATTTGCCTAAGTCTTCGAAGACATGCACTCCTATGAGCTTCAGTGTTCATCATCTCCGCTGTGACTTAGAAATCTTcactctcgaagcatggccatcaggagccattttcttatcttcaaacgatggtcatcagtaaccatctcttcttcgaatttttattcttcgaagaaccatatatttgcaaaacgaaatctccagctaacagtaTCACAGTTGATGTaactatttttgtgtttttttcccTATAGGTgttttgatgaacttgaagaataGATGCTTAAAGGGCAGACATTGCAGGTAATATACATTAAACCTATTGATAAATTCAAATGTGAACATTTGACATTAGTCAACAGTGTCTAAATGTGATATAGAAACCGGGGAGTAATCAACAATCCTTTACAAAGactcaacttttctttctgaACATGTTAAATAAATTCTGATTGTCTTTTGTTCAGCTGAAATGCTTAGGGCTTGGTGCTCAAACAAAGTCATGGTACATGGTAGTGTGTTATTCACACATGGTCATGTAAGCACATGTTTTACTCAGATTGTACTGTATCGTGGTTGGTACCGCATAACACCGACTCTATTTGTCGTCAAGAATTGCAACCACATGGATCGAGGTAACCGAAACTCAAGTAGAAGCAGTGGATGTTTTCCTTTTTGTGGTCTTTTGGCTATTCTAATTTTAGAAGTAATGATAGAGCAATGGAATGATGTTGATTGCTCAGAGTGAAATCGTAGAAGAGCTGAGTCTATCGATATGTATTTGTTTTTTAAAGGTATCAACTGTTTTTTTAAGCAAACAGTTTGAATTACATATATTGTTTGGTTTAATATTTATGTTAATATTAGTGAAAGTAAATATGATTGttaatatttatgtatatatcACCTAAGGTTGAATACGATTGGTAGCGGTGCTATCTGGTATAATAATATCTAATTGCAATTTTGTTTTTTGAAGTAAGGTTTTTATCATAACTTTGTAGTCATTGAAATTTTGAGTCATGGTTCTTTGATTATGCTATCAATATGTCATGGCTTAATTGGTTAATCATATGTTTTCTAACGTGATTATTACACAGGGGCTGGTATTTTCAGGTTGATATCTAACTGAAGCTTAGAATGTCGACTAATTCCGCTTTTAAAACAACATTACTTACATGGGTATCTTTGGTGGAGAATACAATTAACACAATCAAAACAAGAGTTTTCTTTTATTGAGGTATGTtggaatttattatttaaattttgtttagGTTATGTAATTTAACAGTTAGTTTAGATAAAGTTTTCATTAAGCACTTAtaggaaaataaaaaaatgagtttACGAGCCAATTATGTTGGTGAAAGTTGTTTTTCTGAAACTTGAATGCATGTTCGTTGTTATTGTAGATCATCAGCCAATGCTGCAGGAGATGCAACCTGGATCAGCCATAAGATTGATTCAAAGGATGCCACAGCCAAATAAGCTTATGGTTTACCAGCGATTGACGAAGTTTATAAGGTTTAACTGTTTTTGCAAAAAAAGAAAAGTACAATGAAAATGGAGGATCTCTATTTGGCTTTGCATGTGGCAGTCGAAGGTAAAATATAATCGGATCTTTAAAAACAgttgtttgttttgagtagttTATGTAGAAGAACATAAATATGTTAGTTATGGTCAAAGTATTGTAGTGTTTGTATATTGTGAAGCACTAATATTATATCTGAATGTGTGTTGAGTTGTTCATTTATAGAGTTACAGACATAGGTAATGGTTTTCTTGGCAATGTTTAAGTGTTTAAGTTGTGACGTATTTCCTGATAAATGAGATTATGTTTCTCCATTTAAATGCAGGGCTCAGAAAACAACAGAAAGAGATAATGAGGAAGTGAAGGAGATCGATGTAAGATTGTGGGAGGCTTTCAAGGATTCGAATTTGGACAAGCACAACAACAGATGTGAAACAGACTCTTCTGATGAGGAAGGGCAAGAGGATGAATATTATTCGAAAAAAGAAATTAGCTTAAGGTACAAAGTTATAAAGAATGTTATAGTAAGAGTGAAATGTATCAAGTTGAAAGATTATAATCTTTCAAGTAGTCATATAATGTTAATCTTAGGAAGTCACTTTATGTAAAGCAAATGTAATATAGTTTGTTATTATGGTTTGTTTATAGAGTAATGGTGGAGTCAAAGTTGAATGGCATATTTGTCATGTGTGGTGAAATGAAATGGATAGTTATGGTTATTGATATAATTTTCAACATGGTTAATAGACTTTATAAAATGAAGCTATTTAAAATATGAAGGCTTTATAAATTATTAGTTCCATATAAATGAAGCTACAGAACAAAGCATTTCTCAACTTGTGGTAAGTAATTGGAAAAATATTAGTCCAACAGCCACATGTAGTGTTGGTTCAACATGTTAAATGTATCAAATAAGCTATGGTATTGGTTTTAATTCAATACGTATGTAATACGATCAAtccaaatatttatatatataaaaaaaactatatttgtactttaaatataaatgaaaatattttttttcgaaATAATAAACTTTCTTAGTTAAATAATTTTGTCTTTCTGTTTTTTCattcttattatattttataaattaacgcGCATAGCACACAAGTATCCGGACGAACGCACGGCTATTCTAATCAGGATTTGTATGAATCCAcatgatattatattttttatacaattaaaaaaaatatttaaaataatgtatgaattcaaacacgaaaaaaaataagtttttgatttaaatatttttataaataatatcaaaacataGATACGGGAAAATATtcggttgatccaaatatttttaaatataaaaaaaatttatttatgatccaaatataagTAAAATTATGtcattcttttaaaaatattaaactatTTTGGTTaaacatttttgtttttgtttatttttattcttaGTATATTTTTTGAAACAAATGTGTAACACATCcgtacccgtgcgaatgcacgggcaTCCCACTAGTTAAACCATGAAATAATATTAATGTCTCTCACAATTAGGCATATGAGAAATTTTAGATTGTCTCGACTTATAGGAACCGGTTTCTAACAAAAATTGGTGGGAGGGGAAGGTAATTAATTTGTACCTAGCTAGGTAAAAAAGGAGCAAGCAGGATAATCCAAGTAAATAAGTACTATCATTCCATGAAAAGTAAGCCTTATAGTTCTACTTACTTTGATCACATAGTCACTCATGAGACAGGTATAAAGGttagtttttgtattttgatGATATCCCAATGCCACTCCTTGAAGTGACTAGGATTATCATGAAAATTAACATTGATATTAGaaccaaatcatattttttttattctattcACAATCTTTAAAGATGTGATCCATAGTTTCACATTTGGTCGTACATTCGGGATAGAATAGGGGACATTGCACACTCCTTTTGCTAAGTTCAATTCTTGTGAGGATAACCTTGTTTAAAATGCGCCAACATTTTTAAATTCTCTACTAATCTTTGTGATGATATTGACATGTTGGCTCAGAATTATTGGTGGAGAGTTAAAACTAATGAGCGAAAAATTTATTGGACAAGATGGGACAAACTTTGTCTCCCTTAGAACCAAAGAGGGTTGGGTTTTAGAAAAATGAGCATCTTCAATGATGCACTCCTAGCTAAACAAATGTGGAGGCTGATTATTACTCAAGACTCTTTAGTTCATAAATGTCTTATAGCTAAGTATTTTCCTAATATGTACATCATTGAGATAAAAAGCAAGAGTAATGATATTTACATTTGGAAAAGTATTCTCCACACAGAGGATAATAGCGTTGGAGGGTAAGCAATGGTCACAACATTAATGTGTGGAAGGTCTCATGGCTCCCTTATTAATGATAGTTTAAATTTTTAACTTGGAAGCCATTGAATTCCAATATGCTTTGAGTTAGGGACCTCGTTGATAAGAAAAACCATGTATGAAACTCAACACTCATAACTAATATTTTTCTaccttataataaaaataaaatcctttAAAACTCTCTGAAGCCGAACAAAAATACGAATAATCTTATATAAATTCCTAACAAAAATGATACTTACAATGTGAGGAGATCTCGCTACTTTTATAATCAAATTAATATCGACAACCCTAGTGAATTTAACTACGAGATTGAGTCCATGACTTGAAAAAGTTGTGAAATATTAAAGTGATCcataatctatttctcaatcacacAAAATGACATATACAGTATCCACAAGGAATTTTCCATGAATCCTGATTCAAATACTTACAAAAACATTATATTTCACTATGTAAAATCTTAcatcaaagacaaaaataacaatctaaaattacttttctttttcactttttcctACTCTAAAACTGAagtatatatgaaattaataCTCTTAAAAATTAACCTATACAAGTCCTAATCTCTTTCTttgaactaaaaaaaaaaaaaaagtaaaaatcaaaCATGAAGTGGAGAACCTCTTCCAATATTAGCATGAAAACCAACACCAAAGCCAATTAACTCTTGCTTATACGGTAAATATGAGtttctattattctctttctttcttagataAAACGCTTCCATTGCCGTTACCGCTGCCGGAATTTTCCTCTCCGCTACCGGAACCTTTTTCCCCACCACTTTCGCAATGTTCTTCTCTACGCTTCCTTTTCCACCGCTTTTCACCTTCGAATTCTCCACTTTCGCTTCCTTCTTAAACTCAAATGACGGAGTTACGAGAATCATAGATTCTTTTCCGTCGCTTTTACTTCGCCGGAGTAAACTCAGAAACTTCCATCGCTTCGATGACGTGGAATTCGAAGACGAACCAGTTGAATTGCTTTTCTTGCATTTGATCGGAGAAGCCATCGGTGATGATATCGGAGATTTAGGTGTCCACAGGCAATACGACTCCGGCGAAACCGCATCAAGTTCGTCCCACACGTCAGACGAAGACGACGATGGAGGATCAATATTCCGATTCTGATCTCCAGTGGTTACTTTCCGTAACGCAATCGAAATATCCACCTCTTCGGAATTCCTTCTGTCGCCGTCGGAATTCATCAATTCTCGTAACGGAATCATCTCCGCCATAACAGAATTTCTCTTTTGGTCGTGGTTGTAGATCGGAAAGACGCCACGAGTTGAATTGCCGCGGCGGTGATTGGAGAAAACCTCATCAACAGTGTTTTGAAACGCGACGAATTCGAAATCGTCGTTGTCGTTTTGGGAGTGTGAGTAGTCGTTTTCGTTGATAACCTGTTTAGCGACGTCGTTTATGTTATTAGAAGAATAAGTGCTGAAACTTGGAGACATCAAAGAGTCCATTGCAGTCTCTTcattttcttgttgtttttgcatttttggtttgtttttctttgttggtttgattttttgtttatgAAATTTGATTTGTTTAGTGTTATTTATAGTATAAGAGTTTGACAGTagaaggaagaaagaaagaaagagcagCCAACGTGTGACGTAAAACTATTAGTTAATTAAgaatatcatatcatatcatggatattttttatttatttttatgaatcaTGGATGACGGTATGAAGTTTTGTATTCtatatttttactaatttgtaCTCTATATACTTGTGTAACACTCTTTAAAGATCACATCGTGAATGTCCAATAAAATATTTACAAccattttttttttggtaaacaaGAAAGAGATCCCTTCCACCTCAAATTCGAAGTCAAATTTCCATCTACATACATTCTAATTTGACCAATAAACCATTCATGCTAaacatctactatctactatctaacaTATATTAAAAGATTGACCAAACTCCCAAAATTGCccttttctcaaaataaatttacACTACAAAATGGACATTTTGGTAATTACCAAAATAACCCTTCACCTTTTTTATGTTTTGCACAAGTGTTTCACTCTCATTGGTCCACCAACTTTCTAcaacataatacactacctcattttctctctccttataaagtacaatttcaattgaaaatataatatagttgcatatttatgattatctattataaatatataaaaactaaagtactTGATAATTACACTATAACCCATCTGATTAAAAGTTTAAATTAATCTAATACTAAGGGTAATAAAGACTATTTACACAATACCCGATTTATATTGATTTGGTAATTAATACTGCAGATGTGGCAATCCAATAATTTTTgttgcattttatattttttaaattccataaattaaataaatcaattagaTATTAATTggtttgaattattttttttacacGTTTAATTACACAATGCACAAATTGGAAAGGcaaaacatattcaaattcaaatgcatCATTGAAATTTGTCTCCCCTCAATGAACTTTCACTCTCCTCAATGTATTGAGAATTGAAAGGGCACATTGAGAGTTGTAGTAACAAAATACTCTCTTTAAATCAATTACTTTAGTACTATCATTCAAATTAACCCATTCTTCAAACCAGAAATCTCTCTTTCATCTCTTTCGTGTCGCTATGACTGTACACCACCGGTAAACCACCACGAACTTCAAATGTTTCTTCGTTAGTCTCTCTTTGCATCATCACCCATCACAAAATCACTGAACCCTTAAGTCTTTTTCTCTATAAAAAtaccatctctctctctctctctctctctctctctctctctctctctctctctctctctctctctctctctctctctcaagctTGAAAGTTTGTGGTTTTTTAATTTTCTACAAACGTTAAACGATCAAACTTTTCTTAAATTGATTTTTGGGAgttttctttatatatttctttagCTTTAAAGTGGAATAACATATGCAACataattttcttttgtttgttgCTAGATATATTTCCTTTCTATTATTTAAAGTTTTGTTTCTATATTGCTTTTTATAATGATTGTTTCTTTTTTGCTCTATTGAAGATTGATTGAAACCCAATTTATTATGGATGAAAAATGTTTCACTAGCTTATAATAGTACTCTCTTATTGTGTAGGATAATCTTTTTAACCTTGAACAACAAACTCATTCAGAAATTAACTTATTGTTTAATCtttgttgttgttaataaatTGCAGGCAGGTAGAAAACAAGTTAGATTTTAGTCTGTTCATGAGAAGTTTATAGCTACTACTACTGGAAACATTCTCAAACTAATTGATGTTCAGACTGTTAAAGTTGTGTGCAATCTAAAGGTAACTTAAAGGCTAATTCTTATCTATAATATACCATAGTTTTTAACTTTCATTTCATTGCTTGAAAGTTAGGTTTTGAGCAGAGTTGTGAATGAGTTGGAATCTATCCATTTATCCTTAGGGAAAGCATCTATGTTGGTCAAGGAAATTGATAGGCTGATCAATTTCTACAAAATCCACACATTTTGTTTGGCATAGTTCCTAACTTTTTGAATCAATCATAGATAAACTTCCTGACATTATTATAATAAGTTTGCTACTCACAAGTGTATTATGGCATTGCTTTTCCTATtgattagtattttgtttaataacAAATTAACGTTGctattaaatttttttccttttgattagTGAATTAGTTTTTTTATCTCTTTCTAGATCCTGGTGCTCTAATATAACTAGGATGTGGAACAATTTCTGGCACCCTTGGAGCTACTTGTGTATACAGGGGGATGTTTGATGCATTTTGCAAAACTTTTCAGAATGAAGGCTTTAGAGGTTGCTACAGAGGACTCTTTCCAAATCTACTCAAAGTTGTGCCAGCTGCTAGCATTACTTACAGGGTctatgaaattatgaagaaaaatctcGATAGTTCTTGATCTCAGTAGACTGAACCGCGTGTTTGAGTTATTATAGTTATTTTTTATGTAATTGAGCTAATACATAGTACTTAGTAAATCTTGGATTGTTGATGacgacataaaaaatatttattattagaatTTAACGCAATCATTCATTCCTTCTGTGACCTTGAAACATGTTTCTATAGTCAGAAACATGGGAAACAGTTACTCCATGGTTATATGAACAAAATGTTCAAGTAATAGAGTTGTAGAATTGCTTAATTGTGTTGATTGTAAGTCAAGTGAAAACCATAAATgtcttgcattttttatttgaaaaaagtaATTAATCATattgattttattaataaattaaattattttttaattttgtaattatgATGGGTACAACTATTTATTCCTCAATTAATTTCGCAATAAATATCATcctcttaaaaataaaaataaaagtgatGTTTTTGTATTCTCAGATTTTGTTTTGAATGTATTTAATTGcattaaaatatatattgatATGTTGCTTTCTTAATAGATCAAATAATGTAGTTTAAACAaattgaatgataaaataaataaataaataaatcattgtAAAGTATAAATCGTTAAATAATGATGAAAcggttgaattaatttttaaaattttagtaacTTCAAATTACAATTACTAAAATGTTAGGAATAGATGTAAACATAGTAAAATGAATGGTATGTAATGCATGCATTTAATTGTAAGAAGTgaaaatatacatatatacaaatatttagttttatgaattaaaaatatacaaatatttaatatatgaattagaacattttttttgtgtaaaaaaatattattataatatatatacatagaTGCATAAACTTTTACCATATTTTTTCGaggaattgtttttttatttgttgatGAAAAAATTCATTCAGAGAGATAATTGTACGGTATTGATATTAATGTGTGATATTGATAAACGTAACATTTTCAATTAATGTATAATGAAAAGTTTTGTATCAAaataagtttaataaaaatatattgatttttaaatGTTAGGATATCATGTATATTGAAAATTGAAAGTTGTCACTTGATAATATTTCTTTTTCGTGGGATATAAGCAAATAGCTATACAATATCTCTTCATATTATTAACAATTATGGAATAATTCATATATATTCAAACTCCACTAATCTTGATACATTAAATGTCAATCCACTGCACATTGTAATTGCATGAAATTGGTATTCATGTTATTGTAAGTTTGAATTGAATTTAAAGGTAGTGTACTAACAGTGTAACTGTAAACTAATTTTACACATATTTCCGATCAAAATTCTTAAATTTATTATGTTatattagtttattttaaattaaaattgtgtttcagtgcatatccctttttctcttttgaatttatggatttaatttaatttaatttaatttattcaaaTTTCACTAATAAACTAGAAACATTATAGGTAGAAtgtttattttcaaatgtttatttttaattaaagtttagaaatgacatttttttatacacaaggaaagataaaaaacaaatcATAATTAACTAAAtcatgattttttaaataatgattttcTTTTGTCAAATAGTAAGTAGGAGTTAAAAGAAAATAGTTCAAAAGATGTGTAATGTTAAGAGACccacataatttatttaaataaataataattatactgAACATTGAAAGAAAATATTGATATTAAAGTCATTGAACAATTAAAAGGTATAAAATTATtcagtttttttgaaaattaaaattaaaaggtatAAAGTGATTCATcagttttttgaaaaattaaaaggcATTACGTGTGTTATTAAACTTGAAGCGGATTGAAAAGTTATAAGatgctttaattttcatttagaTCTATTGACAAAAGTACCATGAACAGGTACGTCGAACCAATTCACAAATTCTATGACTATTAAAAAGACCAAAGTTTTAATTTAACAGTTGAAATACCCAAAGATAATGATATTTTTTTCACATATCAGTTGAGGTATTCAAACcataatgaattttttattttgttcatattaaatttttaataataaagaaTTGACATGCATACTAATTGTTTCAATAATCACTAAATTCCTCATTTTTGATATATTAACTTTAatcattataaattttatataggGAGGCAAGTAAAATATAATCTCACTATAAAAGCTTTTAatgttaaatatataatttttttttaacttatacCATGATCTAAAAATATATAATCTTTTTTTACACAATATTTATAACTTTATTCTTTAAAAACTATTATAATTGAATTATACTATTAAAAACTTTCATTTATAACATAAATTTCAAGATACCATGGAGTGTAGATATTTATTTAAAACTGAAATTTGACGGGGAGCTGTCATATATTGTAGGTttgtaaaaattataaatatgatataataagaaggatttaaaactaatatttgacGGGAAGCTGTTATAAATTTGaggtttgaaaaaattgactaatATCTAAAAATTGGTGCATGTTATTAATATAATTGAAGTTAATTGAAGTTAGATAATCATattgttttatataattgaaattagaTAATCGATTGTCCGATTTATTGTAAGTACGAATCAATGCTTAAAAATTGGtgcatattattaatatatatttgtaaCTATATCTGGGTTaatcaattgaaaaataaatttaaactttaCAAATGATAATTTGATAGACATGTGATGTGAATCCAAACGgcacccgtgcgatagcacgggtttcttactagttattcatttaaaattgaatcattcattttaaatttacatatttttaaatatattttatacaatattaaataaatttatatgatattaggctgtagtttacgggtcactatcaacataatacatattttgtttatttttttaaatgttaaaattctttttattcttttttcgtctcatgggtcaatttttttctttgattaattatttaataattaagtaattcattttaaatttatttgtataatgtattttttaattttaaatacataatacactacctcattTCCTTTCTCTttataaagtacaatttcaattgaaaatataatatagttgcatatttatgattattattca
Protein-coding regions in this window:
- the LOC131625250 gene encoding uncharacterized protein LOC131625250, which produces MQKQQENEETAMDSLMSPSFSTYSSNNINDVAKQVINENDYSHSQNDNDDFEFVAFQNTVDEVFSNHRRGNSTRGVFPIYNHDQKRNSVMAEMIPLRELMNSDGDRRNSEEVDISIALRKVTTGDQNRNIDPPSSSSSDVWDELDAVSPESYCLWTPKSPISSPMASPIKCKKSNSTGSSSNSTSSKRWKFLSLLRRSKSDGKESMILVTPSFEFKKEAKVENSKVKSGGKGSVEKNIAKVVGKKVPVAERKIPAAVTAMEAFYLRKKENNRNSYLPYKQELIGFGVGFHANIGRGSPLHV